The proteins below are encoded in one region of Ostrinia nubilalis chromosome 3, ilOstNubi1.1, whole genome shotgun sequence:
- the LOC135088012 gene encoding sodium bicarbonate cotransporter 3 produces MVYKSVYFKDYPYEYLRCKTDVQPWNMETRADDEEAPTDPAARKQTHHDYTEQDFEGHRAHTVFVGVHVPARRHSHRKHKHHHRNGDKDADRPVTPPAQRVQFILGEDLDDGTLESHPLFSEMEELVKDGDELEWKETARWIKFEEDVEEGGNRWSKPHVATLSLHSLFELRSLILNGSVILDMEANSLEQVADHVLDSMVADGSLGYDSREKVKDALLRRHRHQHERRNHNNMSRLPLIRSLADIGRNHSSCKMDEGGSTSGHSHKGDFNRFLGIPNAGSGHDEGMVKSPSSLSMQRNHSSGDLPMNGDINHKSNVNFMRKIPPGAEASNILVGEVDFLEKTLSAFVRLKTGTIMGDLTEVPVPTRFMFVLLGPPNSNSSFHEIGRAMATLMSDEIFHEVAYRAKKRDHLLAGIDEFLDAVTVLPPGEWDPAIRIEPPAAIPSQDPRKRPNDNNPKDEPDEEEEEQRQREESGLARTGRLFGGLVNDLKRKRPWYWSDFKDALALQCIASWIFLYFACLSPIITFGGLLGEATGKNMAAMESLVSGFVCGMGYGFFSGQPLTILGSTGPVLVFETIVFEFCRQLGWNYMSFRFCIGTWITIILIILVAIDASALVCYITRFTEENFATLIAFIFIYKAVENVISIGKKYPLKTRPDEVLNYECYCLPSNYSRVPEQFNWSLVDKESCQLYNGTLAGGGCDTKVYVPDVYLMSIILFLGTFTISIILKDFKNSLFFPSKIRSVISDFSVIIAILSMSFLDYKVGVKTPKLEVPSEFKPTLPTREWVITPFNGNPFWSAIIAILPALLGTILIFMDQQITAVIVNRKENKLKKGCGYHLDLFVLAILIQICSIMGLPWFVAATVLSINHVNSLKVESECAAPGEKPQFLGVREQRVTHILIFLTIGCSVVLTPILSHIPMPVLFGVFLYMGVASLKGLQFFDRILIMFMPQKYQPDHMFLRQVPIRRVHIFTAIQLTCLICLWVIKSFSSTSILFPLMLVVMIGIRKSLDFFFTRREMKILDDVMPEMTKRNQDELRELGDAEVTNKSNPPPYQENLQIPLINGNIMNIPLASINISEEVNKTGIWKQVNNDNKNKKGESKDFKHKGGKKNIKHKKLMSKTTLSEIERRLSTMDEADEEDSTKNEVRRKESWSGSRKVDSRKNSTSAETSV; encoded by the exons GCCGTGGAATATGGAGACCAGGGCTGATGATGAAGAGGCTCCCACTGACCCAGCTGCGAGGAAACAAACCCATCACGATTACACTGAACAGGATTTTGAAG GGCACCGGGCTCATACAGTCTTCGTTGGGGTCCACGTGCCGGCCCGACGACACTCCCATAGGAAACACAAGCACCACCACCGCAATGGGGATAAGGATGCTGACAGGCCAG TAACACCACCAGCGCAAAGagtacaatttatacttggtgaggATCTTGATGATGGCACCCTCGAATCACATCCCCTGTTTTCTGAGATGGAAGAGCTGGTTAAGGATGGAGATGAACTGGAATGGAAAGAAACAGCACGATGGATTAAATTTGAAGAAGACGTGGAGGAAGGTGGCAATAGATGGTCGAAGCCTCACGTGGCTACGTTATCTCTTCACTCACTCTTCGAACTCCGAAGCCTAATACTAAACGGATCAGTTATCTTGGATATGGAAGCGAATTCTCTAGAACAAGTAGCCGATCATGTTCTGGACAGCATGGTAGCTGACGGATCTTTAGGATATGATAGTAGAGAGAAAGTGAAAGACGCTTTGCTAAGAAGACATAGGCATCAACATGAGAGGCGAAATCACAATAACATGTCACGACTACCTTTGATCAGGTCTCTTGCTGACATTGGACGGAATCATTCTTCTTGTAAAA TGGATGAAGGCGGTTCTACAAGTGGACACTCCCACAAAGGAGATTTCAATCGTTTCCTAGGCATCCCCAATGCGG GTTCCGGCCATGATGAAGGTATGGTGAAAAGCCCCAGTAGTCTTTCAATGCAAAGAAACCATAGTTCTGGTGATCTACCAATGAACGGTGATATAAACCACAAAAGCAACGTGAATTTTATGCGTAAGATACCACCGGGGGCTGAAGCTTCTAACATATTAGTCGGTGAAGTAGACTTCCTTGAAAAAACTCTCTCAGCTTTCGTCAGACTTAAAACTGGAACTATAATGGGAGATCTTACAGAAGTACCAGTACCGACTCGATTTATGTTCGTGTTATTAGGACCACCGAACAGTAATTCTAGTTTCCACGAAATCGGACGGGCAATGGCTACATTGATGTCGGATGAAATATTTCATGAAGTTGCCTACCGCGCAAAAAAGAGAGATCACTTGCTAGCTGGTATAGACGAGTTTCTGGATGCTGTAACGGTCTTACCTCCCGGAGAATGGGATCCAGCAATACGTATTGAACCTCCTGCTGCTATCCCTTCTCAAGACCCCCGAAAACGGCCAAATGATAATAATCCAAAAGACGAACCTGATGAAGAAGAAGAGGAACAGAGACAGAGAGAAGAATCAGGGTTAGCAAGAACTGGAAGACTGTTTGGAGGATTAGTTAATGATCTAAAAAGGAAAAGGCCCTGGTATTGGTCGGATTTCAAAGACGCATTAGCATTACAATGTATAGCTTCCTGGATTTTCCTCTACTTTGCCTGTCTATCTCCTATCATTACTTTTGGAGGTTTGTTAGGAGAGGCAACTGGAAAGAACATGGCAGCCATGGAATCTCTCGTATCAGGATTCGTATGCGGCATGGGCTATGGGTTTTTTTCAGGACAACCTTTGACAATTTTAGGATCTACAGGCCCTGTATTAGTATTCGAAACTATAGTGTTTGAATTCTGTCGACAGCTGGGTTGGAATTACATGTCATTTAGGTTTTGTATTGGAACATGGATAACTATAATACTGATAATTCTGGTAGCAATAGATGCGAGTGCATTAGTCTGCTACATCACGAGGTTTACCGAAGAAAACTTTGCTACTTTAATCgcgtttatatttatttacaag GCAGTGGAAAATGTTATTTCTATCGGCAAGAAATACCCTCTAAAGACACGCCCTGATGAAGTTCTCAATTATGAGTGCTACTGTTTACCAAGTAATTACTCCAGAGTGCCCGAGCAGTTTAATTGGTCGTTAGTCGACAAGGAGTCTTGTCAG ctttataatggTACTCTGGCAGGAGGAGGATGTGATACGAAAGTTTACGTGCCGGACGTATACTTGATGTCGATCATTTTATTCTTGGGAACTTTTACGAtatcaataattttaaaggacttcaaaaattctttatttttcccatctaag ATCCGAAGTGTCATCAGTGATTTTTCTGTAATTattgcaatcctatcaatgtcCTTCTTAGATTACAAAGTGGGTGTTAAAACACCAAAACTTGAAGTGCCGTCTGAATTTAAGCCTACTCTCCCGACACGAGAATGGGTCATAACACCATTTAATGGAAACCCTTTTTGGTCCGCCATCATTGCTATATTACCAGCACTTTTAGGCACAATATTAATATTCATGGACCAGCAAATAACTGCTGTGATAGTCAATAGGAAAGAGAATAAATTGAAGAAAGGATGTGGTTACCATTTGGACTTGTTCGTCTTAGCGATCTTGATACAGATTTGCTCGATTATGGGGTTGCCATGGTTTGTGGCGGCTACAGTTCTAAGCATCAACCACGTGAACTCCTTGAAAGTAGAATCTGAATGTGCAGCTCCAGGAGAAAAGCCCCAATTCTTAGGAGTAAGAGAACAAAGAGTGAcccatattttgatatttttaacaaTAGGCTGTTCAGTTGTGCTGACTCCAATATTGAGCCATATACCGATGCCTGTACTTTTTGGAGTTTTCTTATACATGGGGGTTGCATCTTTGAAAGGGCTTCAATTCTTTGACAGAATTCTGATCATGTTCATGCCGCAAAAATATCAACCTGATCACATGTTCTTGAGACAG GTGCCAATACGTCGAGTCCACATTTTCACAGCAATCCAATTGACATGCCTTATTTGCCTTTGGGTGATAAAATCGTTCTCGTCCACCTCCATTCTGTTCCCGCTCATGTTGGTAGTAATGATCGGAATCAGGAAATCTTTGGATTTCTTTTTCACTCGACGAGAAATGAAGATCCTGGATGACGTAATGCCAGAAATGACCAAGCGGAATCAGGACGAATTACGGGAGCTGGGAGACGCAGAG GTAACGAACAAAAGCAATCCTCCGCCGTACCAGGAAAACCTACAAATCCCGTTGATCAATGGTAACATAATGAACATACCATTAGCGTCAATAAACATATCGGAAGAGGTAAACAAGACGGGAATATGGAAACAAGTCAATAATGATAACAAGAACAAAAAAGGCGAATCGAAGGATTTCAAACACAAAGGAGGGAAGAAAAA